In Microbacterium sp. AB, a single genomic region encodes these proteins:
- a CDS encoding ADP-ribosylglycohydrolase family protein, whose protein sequence is MRVQDIGYTPSPKFELDHLVDDVRRYQSLAAEFGRAEEADRIVAATREALEQKLADFDELVSTAPAEPDEPETLADIHEARPQGERRLLAEVPEDYLSRWRGSLLGRGAGCTLGAAVEFWSVDQMEAWGRQFDEEYPPTDFFSFARLPGSPRYIVGNTDDLRRGRMQYIPVDDDTAYTLIGLLTLEEHGPEFTPEQQAATWQRNFPIHSEENGSWGVFWGERRFLQNLQQGIEPRRAGRHRNPNVQSIAAWTRADAWGYAAPGWPEKAAELAFKDASLNHRRNGVYGTMFMAAAVSAAFAVDEPAEALEIALQEIPKESLLAEGVRWAFDVSSQVSDYRDAARLVSERYPHMFEGHAINNALYVVFGILLGGRDFTRVVGETVAMGNDNDCTSATAASIVGATIGLENVPAHWTEPFQGRMQNYLRDLPEFLEVDDIGERFVRQAKEVLGRS, encoded by the coding sequence ATGAGAGTCCAAGACATCGGCTACACGCCGTCGCCGAAGTTCGAGCTCGACCACCTCGTCGACGACGTCCGGCGATACCAGTCGCTCGCCGCCGAGTTCGGCAGGGCGGAGGAGGCCGACCGCATCGTCGCGGCCACGCGTGAGGCGCTCGAGCAGAAGCTGGCGGACTTCGACGAGCTCGTCTCGACGGCGCCCGCCGAGCCGGACGAGCCCGAGACGCTGGCGGACATCCACGAGGCGAGGCCGCAGGGAGAGCGCAGGCTGCTCGCCGAAGTCCCCGAGGACTACCTCTCCCGTTGGAGGGGATCGCTGCTCGGGCGCGGAGCGGGATGCACCCTGGGCGCCGCCGTGGAGTTCTGGTCCGTGGACCAGATGGAGGCTTGGGGGCGTCAGTTCGACGAGGAGTACCCGCCGACGGATTTCTTCTCCTTCGCGCGGCTGCCCGGCAGCCCGCGCTACATCGTCGGGAACACCGACGACCTGCGCCGAGGACGGATGCAGTACATCCCCGTCGACGACGACACGGCGTACACCCTGATCGGACTCCTCACCCTGGAGGAGCACGGGCCGGAGTTCACCCCCGAGCAGCAGGCGGCGACCTGGCAGCGGAACTTCCCGATCCACTCGGAGGAGAACGGCAGCTGGGGCGTCTTCTGGGGCGAGCGCCGGTTCCTGCAGAACCTCCAGCAGGGCATCGAGCCCCGCAGGGCCGGACGGCATCGCAATCCGAACGTGCAGTCGATCGCCGCATGGACGCGGGCGGACGCCTGGGGGTATGCGGCGCCGGGATGGCCGGAGAAGGCCGCCGAGCTGGCCTTCAAGGACGCATCGCTCAATCATCGCCGCAACGGCGTATACGGGACGATGTTCATGGCCGCAGCGGTCTCGGCCGCGTTCGCGGTCGACGAGCCGGCGGAGGCGCTGGAGATCGCGCTGCAGGAGATCCCGAAGGAGAGCCTGCTGGCGGAGGGCGTGAGATGGGCGTTCGACGTGTCGTCCCAGGTCTCCGACTACCGGGATGCGGCGCGTCTCGTGAGTGAGCGCTACCCCCACATGTTTGAGGGGCATGCGATCAACAACGCGCTGTACGTGGTGTTCGGGATCCTGCTCGGCGGCCGCGACTTCACGCGCGTCGTGGGCGAGACCGTGGCGATGGGGAACGACAACGACTGCACGAGCGCGACCGCCGCGAGCATCGTGGGCGCGACCATCGGGCTCGAGAACGTGCCCGCGCACTGGACCGAGCCGTTTCAGGGTCGTATGCAGAACTATCTGCGGGACCTACCGGAGTTCCTCGAAGTGGATGACATCGGCGAGCGTTTCGTCCGTCAGGCGAAGGAGGTTCTGGGTCGTTCGTGA
- a CDS encoding carbohydrate ABC transporter permease, giving the protein MSAENLRRARIWNPSKETVRFAPAWVSYIVMVTWFVVIAAPLVWLVVTSLRRTESYRASTLGWPEWAFSNFAEAWRTANFSVAVPNSIVYTLSIVACVVVLASMAGYGLARYRFPGRAIMLGALVVALTIPFSSIMFGVYDVVDALGLLGTRLGVILPAVALALPFATFYMRAFFLGIPEAISEAARIDGAGEITVFVRVMLPLASPGIATLAVFSGVWSWAMYLEPLLLANSASLRPVALGLSFFTAEYGGSNQPLIAAAAVIIVLPLVILSILLQRRFVEGMTAGAVK; this is encoded by the coding sequence GTGAGCGCTGAGAACCTGCGGCGAGCCCGCATCTGGAACCCGTCGAAGGAGACCGTGCGCTTCGCGCCGGCGTGGGTGAGCTACATCGTCATGGTCACCTGGTTCGTCGTGATCGCCGCGCCCCTCGTGTGGCTCGTCGTGACGTCGCTCCGGAGGACGGAGAGCTACCGGGCCTCGACGCTCGGATGGCCCGAATGGGCGTTCTCGAACTTCGCTGAGGCATGGCGGACGGCGAACTTCTCCGTGGCCGTGCCGAACTCCATCGTCTACACGCTCTCCATCGTGGCCTGCGTCGTCGTGCTCGCGTCCATGGCGGGATACGGGCTCGCTCGCTATCGCTTCCCCGGCCGGGCGATCATGCTGGGCGCGCTCGTCGTGGCCCTGACCATCCCCTTCAGCTCGATCATGTTCGGCGTCTACGACGTCGTCGACGCGCTCGGCCTCCTCGGAACGCGTCTCGGCGTCATCCTCCCCGCCGTGGCCCTCGCGCTGCCGTTCGCGACGTTCTACATGCGCGCGTTCTTCCTCGGCATCCCCGAGGCGATCAGCGAGGCGGCGCGGATCGACGGGGCGGGGGAGATCACCGTGTTCGTCCGCGTGATGCTCCCCCTCGCGAGCCCGGGCATCGCGACGCTCGCCGTGTTCAGCGGCGTGTGGTCGTGGGCGATGTACCTCGAGCCGCTTCTGCTGGCCAACAGCGCGTCGCTACGACCCGTCGCTCTCGGGCTGTCGTTCTTCACGGCCGAGTACGGCGGCTCGAACCAGCCGCTCATCGCCGCCGCCGCTGTGATCATCGTGCTTCCGCTCGTGATCCTCAGCATTCTCCTCCAGCGCCGCTTCGTCGAGGGCATGACAGCTGGAGCCGTCAAATGA
- a CDS encoding carbohydrate ABC transporter permease — MSRVALAAAVPFVAPSVTDVRPRRRRQIRRAAPGLLFIAPAAVIVLVFVVAPIVSTVRLALHDWDGFSLERDFVGLVNFAALFGDAAFWAALVRNLLWIGVLLLAVGLGLAFALLLWSRPRGWVVFRTVYLIPEMIGPAIVGVVWLRLWQPVNGGFAGIGQALGIPWLASSPLADPALAIFVLLGVQLWIAVGFFVVVSLSGLQLVDTTLLDAALVDGASRSQRIRYVVLPQMREHIGLMRMLALIAGLKAFDLVWVMTSGGPGNATQLVGTYAYSQAFAQQKFGYGAALACVVLVIALVLTAISGRSGRER, encoded by the coding sequence GTGAGCCGTGTCGCTCTCGCCGCCGCGGTCCCGTTCGTCGCGCCGTCGGTCACCGACGTCCGTCCACGCAGGCGGCGGCAGATCCGCCGTGCTGCGCCGGGACTGCTCTTCATCGCACCGGCGGCGGTGATCGTCCTGGTCTTCGTCGTCGCGCCGATCGTGTCGACCGTCCGGCTCGCGCTGCACGACTGGGATGGTTTCTCCCTGGAACGCGACTTCGTCGGGCTCGTGAACTTCGCTGCCCTGTTCGGCGATGCGGCGTTCTGGGCGGCTCTCGTCCGAAACCTGCTGTGGATCGGCGTGCTGCTCCTGGCCGTCGGTCTCGGTCTCGCGTTCGCGCTGCTCCTGTGGTCGAGGCCGAGAGGATGGGTCGTCTTCCGGACCGTCTACCTCATCCCGGAGATGATCGGGCCCGCCATCGTGGGCGTCGTCTGGCTGCGGCTGTGGCAGCCGGTCAACGGCGGCTTCGCCGGCATCGGGCAGGCGCTCGGCATCCCGTGGCTCGCGTCGAGCCCCCTCGCCGATCCGGCTCTGGCGATCTTCGTGCTCCTCGGCGTGCAGCTGTGGATCGCGGTCGGGTTCTTCGTCGTCGTCTCGCTGAGCGGGCTGCAGCTCGTCGACACGACGCTGCTGGACGCCGCGCTGGTCGACGGCGCGTCCCGGTCGCAGCGGATCCGCTATGTCGTCCTCCCGCAGATGCGTGAGCACATCGGCCTCATGCGGATGCTCGCGCTGATCGCGGGGCTCAAGGCCTTCGACCTCGTCTGGGTGATGACCTCGGGCGGACCGGGCAACGCCACGCAGCTGGTGGGTACCTACGCCTACTCGCAGGCGTTCGCGCAGCAGAAGTTCGGATACGGCGCCGCACTCGCCTGCGTCGTGCTCGTGATCGCGCTCGTCCTGACCGCGATCAGCGGAAGGAGCGGTCGTGAGCGCTGA
- a CDS encoding ABC transporter substrate-binding protein: MRRTTRFRVLIGGVVGALALSGCSAGAGDGRETLVFWDQIRNEDQQAALDGLIAEFEEGHPDIDVQVEIYQAQELDSLAKNALRSQSVPDVVYAEVGTVRELFSAGLVEDLAEYEDAYGWQEKGTEAGLEWTTFSDGELYGIGIEAELSGVFYNRTLIEENGLTIPTTTDEMLAYCRQAREKGFVPYATGAGGSGWIYYFYLGLPIVNMLGPEAERAFVAHESGEWTDPEIRDALATIFEDAKDAGCFIPEMNTLDGTAAYDLLVSGKALASTPKFTGDIVQLLKDAPDEDWVFDPFPAVEGGEGRFYQQGMGSAFAINSKSEHKDAAAEFVDFWLSDDIPQRLVEEVGWIPPLTGVDPESLEVPDLLKQAVRQLVEDGDQTGVSIDLVSSSAFNDQLGRMGQETFDGQRTLDSYLEELQKAWEEDQ, from the coding sequence ATGAGACGGACGACACGATTCCGCGTTCTGATCGGAGGCGTCGTGGGCGCGCTCGCGCTGAGCGGCTGCTCGGCGGGTGCGGGCGATGGACGAGAGACGCTCGTGTTCTGGGACCAGATCCGGAACGAAGACCAGCAGGCCGCTCTCGACGGACTCATCGCCGAGTTCGAGGAGGGGCATCCCGACATCGACGTGCAGGTCGAGATCTACCAGGCTCAGGAGCTGGACTCGCTCGCGAAGAACGCGCTGCGCAGCCAGAGCGTCCCCGACGTCGTCTACGCCGAGGTCGGAACAGTCCGCGAGCTCTTCAGCGCAGGGCTCGTGGAGGATCTCGCCGAGTACGAGGACGCGTACGGCTGGCAGGAGAAGGGCACGGAGGCCGGGCTGGAGTGGACGACGTTTTCCGACGGCGAGCTCTACGGCATCGGCATCGAGGCGGAGCTTTCGGGGGTGTTCTACAACCGCACGCTGATCGAGGAGAACGGCCTGACGATCCCCACGACCACCGACGAGATGCTCGCCTACTGCCGCCAGGCGCGGGAGAAGGGCTTCGTGCCGTATGCGACGGGAGCGGGAGGCAGCGGCTGGATCTACTACTTCTACCTCGGCCTGCCGATCGTGAACATGCTCGGCCCCGAAGCGGAGCGGGCGTTCGTCGCACACGAGTCGGGCGAGTGGACGGATCCCGAGATCCGCGACGCCCTCGCGACGATCTTCGAGGACGCGAAGGACGCCGGCTGCTTCATCCCCGAGATGAACACACTCGACGGCACGGCGGCGTACGACCTCCTCGTGTCCGGCAAGGCGCTGGCGAGCACGCCGAAGTTCACGGGCGACATCGTGCAGTTATTGAAGGACGCCCCCGACGAGGACTGGGTGTTCGATCCGTTCCCCGCGGTGGAGGGCGGCGAGGGCCGGTTCTACCAGCAGGGGATGGGGTCGGCCTTCGCCATCAACAGCAAGAGCGAGCACAAGGACGCCGCAGCCGAGTTCGTCGACTTCTGGCTCAGCGACGACATCCCGCAGCGCCTCGTCGAGGAGGTGGGCTGGATTCCACCTCTCACGGGCGTCGACCCCGAATCGCTCGAGGTGCCGGATCTGCTGAAGCAGGCCGTCCGTCAGCTGGTGGAGGACGGCGATCAGACCGGGGTGTCGATCGACCTCGTCAGCTCTTCGGCGTTCAACGATCAGCTCGGCCGTATGGGCCAGGAGACCTTCGACGGCCAGCGCACGCTCGACTCCTACCTGGAGGAGCTGCAGAAGGCGTGGGAGGAGGATCAGTGA
- a CDS encoding DUF7882 family protein, whose product MGRIFYGTSGEAIEIEDGLLAHVQTVAITKLRRGESFCVSWMSARGRGRETVWVQPSIPIRFVTDEDAVGGLDRDLLTRLMDAANSHHGLDLSSEPSPGRELVSDATQGSLSRAA is encoded by the coding sequence ATGGGCAGGATTTTCTACGGGACCAGCGGCGAGGCGATCGAGATCGAGGACGGGCTCCTCGCGCACGTGCAGACCGTCGCGATCACGAAGCTCCGGCGGGGCGAGTCGTTCTGCGTGTCCTGGATGTCGGCGCGCGGGCGCGGGCGCGAGACCGTCTGGGTGCAGCCGTCGATCCCGATCCGCTTCGTGACGGACGAGGATGCGGTGGGCGGCCTCGACCGCGATCTCCTGACCCGCCTCATGGACGCGGCGAACTCCCATCACGGCCTCGACCTCTCGTCGGAGCCGTCGCCGGGGCGTGAGCTCGTGAGCGACGCCACGCAGGGCTCGCTGAGTCGCGCGGCCTGA